The genome window CCCACAGCCCGCGCACACTGGGCACAGGCGCCTTGGCGGGCGCTCCATGATCGCTGTCGTGCGACGTGTCTGCACGCGGAGCTTCCCTCAGCCGGTTTGTCAACCAGTCGCCTTCCACGGCGCGCTCGCGTTCAAGCACGCGTTCGGCAATATACTCGGTGATGCAATCCGCCATGTCCTCAAGCTCGGGCGTCTCGAGAATCACCGTGCGGCCGATTCGCGTGTCCTTGATGAAGCGATAGACGCGCTTGTCGCGGCCCATCGCGACATGGCTGGTGATGTCGATCCACAGCCGCGGCAGGTTGCCGGCAACGATCTGGAAGGAGAACTGGTCGTCGTCCTCGGGCACTTCCTTGAAGACGTCCTGAAGCTCTTCCGACAGCAACTCCAGCCGGGCACGCTCGGATTCCTTCAGTTCTACAACCACATCCGTGCGTTCCACCTCAGCAAGCTTCACCTTGCGGATGGCATCGCGAAGACTGCGCACCTTGGCGTGCGGAACGACATTGTCGCGGGATCTGCTCATGCGGCACCCTGTCTTGAGGCATGGGCTGCGGGACGGCCCCTGCGTTCACCCGGTAAACGAACTCTTAACGAAGATGCTTACCACACTCATTCTGCAATCGCAGCAACCCGACCCGGCGTTAAGAGATTCATCCACGATCAAAGTCGGTTTTATGGTTAACAAGGATTAGGACTTATTCATGGCAAAGCAATCAAGCAGCGACCGCGTTGTGGAGGCGGCCCGCAAAGCCGGCCTCGACATCGAGATCGTTCAGATGCCGGCCTCGACGCGCACCGCGGAGGAAGCCGCGGCGGCCTGTGGCTGCTGCGTGGCTGAAATCGTCAAGTCCCTCGTCTACCTGGGCGCAGAGAGCGACGCGGTGGTGCTGCTGCTCGTCAGCGGCGTGAACCGGGTGGATGAGGCGGCCGTCGGAAATCATCTCGGCGAAGCGCTCACGCGCCCCAACGGCCGCACCGTGCGCGAACGCACCGGATTTGCCATCGGCGGCGTCGCGCCGCTTGGACATATCGGCGAGGTGCGCGTCTTCATCGACGAGGACCTGGCGCAATACACCACCGTCTGGGCGGCGGGCGGCGCGCCGAACAGCGTGTTTCAAACCACCGTGCAGGATCTTTGCAAGGCGACCGGCGGAACCTGGCTGAAGATGACGGGCTGAACGAACGGCCCGACCGGCAACACGCCCTATCCTTCGATCAGGGGAACACGCGGCGCGACGTCGCGTGGAAGCAGGCCGGTCAGGCGCGGATCGTCCTCGATCTCGATGGCCCGCTTGTAGGGCGTGAACCCGCTGGACATGTAGAAGCCCAGCGCCTGCGGGCTGTCGGCCGTGCATGTGTGCACCCAGAAACGTGTCGTGCCGGCTCGCCCCCAGGCCGTGTCGATGGCCTGGTTCATCAGCCAGCGTCCCGCGCCGCCGCCAATCGCCTCGGGCACCAGCCCGAAATAGGCAAGTTCAACGTCGCTCGGATGAGAGAAATCGAGTTCCAGCAGGCCGACCGCATCGCCAGCTTCGTTGCGGCAATAGTGCAGCCCATGCCCGGGCGCCGTGAGAAGACGGACAAGGGCTTCGTCGTCCGCCGCAAGGCGGCCGAACCACAGCCAGTCGTCGCCGATGCGCCGGAACAGCCGCCGGTACTGCGCCGGATCGGGTCGCTCGATCCGCTCGAGCCGGAGATCCGGGCGCTCCACAAACCGCGTCGGCGGGCGCGCGTGCATCTCGAGATAGGTGACGACATTGGCGATCTTGCCGGCAGGCAGATCGGTAC of Stappia sp. ES.058 contains these proteins:
- a CDS encoding YbaK/EbsC family protein; its protein translation is MAKQSSSDRVVEAARKAGLDIEIVQMPASTRTAEEAAAACGCCVAEIVKSLVYLGAESDAVVLLLVSGVNRVDEAAVGNHLGEALTRPNGRTVRERTGFAIGGVAPLGHIGEVRVFIDEDLAQYTTVWAAGGAPNSVFQTTVQDLCKATGGTWLKMTG
- a CDS encoding GNAT family N-acetyltransferase, giving the protein MPSLSVDLSGCTDLPAGKIANVVTYLEMHARPPTRFVERPDLRLERIERPDPAQYRRLFRRIGDDWLWFGRLAADDEALVRLLTAPGHGLHYCRNEAGDAVGLLELDFSHPSDVELAYFGLVPEAIGGGAGRWLMNQAIDTAWGRAGTTRFWVHTCTADSPQALGFYMSSGFTPYKRAIEIEDDPRLTGLLPRDVAPRVPLIEG